In Musa acuminata AAA Group cultivar baxijiao chromosome BXJ2-8, Cavendish_Baxijiao_AAA, whole genome shotgun sequence, one genomic interval encodes:
- the LOC135618201 gene encoding uncharacterized protein LOC135618201 codes for MNAFAAACDEMRPAFPVADRKTPVFCPKPRRLSPLAGIAEPARPPRWHSSHQADFLDSKAGADLLDIFLAKGGEEDQVASSPPFFCGSPPSRAANPVVHDARFGEDGMPASLVPLPLTQSVPPISPKQGCAHAKFGLLPAAVRIEGFDCLSRDRRSCSGITAVA; via the exons ATGAACGCTTTCGCTGCCGCCTGCGATGAGATGAGGCCAGCCTTCCCCGTCGCGGATAGGAAGACCCCTGTCTTCTGCCCCAAGCCGCGCCGGCTCAGCCCGCTTGCCGGCATCGCTGAACCGGCCCGACCTCCCCGTTGGCATTCGAG TCATCAAGCAGATTTCTTGGATTCGAAGGCCGGGGCGGATCTGTTAGACATATTTCTCGCAAAG GGTGGAGAAGAAGATCAAGTAGCTTCGTCGCCGCCGTTCTTCTGCGGCTCGCCGCCAAGCCGTGCGGCCAACCCGGTCGTCCACGACGCACGGTTCGGCGAAGACGGCATGCCGGCATCCCTCGTCCCTTTACCACTAACCCAATCCGTTCCACCCATCTCCCCCAAGCAAGGCTGCGCTCATGCCAAGTTCGGCCTCTTGCCGGCGGCCGTGCGGATCGAGGGTTTTGATTGCCTCAGCCGCGACCGCCGGAGCTGCAGCGGCATCACTGCTGTGGCATAA